A stretch of the Aegilops tauschii subsp. strangulata cultivar AL8/78 chromosome 4, Aet v6.0, whole genome shotgun sequence genome encodes the following:
- the LOC141021814 gene encoding uncharacterized protein, which produces MAVVLQLCVEELCLVYHIAAATKWPKRLNEMLTQERLFTFAGFSIESDKEKMKMSGLPTINPNKYIDIQCIWRVPYTRKEYDSLTDVAGSVIHLFYKGMNKNIDTREDHKLWAISPLPDNLIEYAGVDAYATYKSWNMIDNITNGWEISEAREADHYYDHPFRTF; this is translated from the exons ATGGCAGTAGTCCTGCAGTTGTGCGTGGAGGAACTCTGCCTGGTGTACCACATCGCAGCGGCCACGAAATG GCCCAAGCGCCTCAACGAGATGCTGACGCAAGAGAGGTTGTTCACATTTGCCGGTTTCAGCATTGAAAGCGACAAAGAGAAGATGAAGATGTCTGGCCTTCCGACGATCAACCCCAACAAGTACATCGACATTCAGTGCATCTGGAGAGTTCCATACACCAGAAAAGAGTACGACTCCTTGACTGATGTTGCAGGCAGCGTCATCCACCTATTCTACAAAGGCATGAACAAGAACATTGACACGCGGGAAGACCACAAACTGTGGGCGATCAGCCCGTTGCCAGACAACCTCATCGAGTACGCAGGAGTAGATGCGTACGCCACGTACAAGTCATGGAACATGATCGACAACATCACAAATGGTTGGGAAATTTCAGAAGCACGGGAGGCTGACCACTACTACGACCACCCCTTTCGCACCTTTTAG